In Gossypium hirsutum isolate 1008001.06 chromosome D06, Gossypium_hirsutum_v2.1, whole genome shotgun sequence, one genomic interval encodes:
- the LOC107938304 gene encoding uncharacterized protein, producing the protein MASRTIPSKPARQLGELLEEQQEPFILEVYLSEKGCGAKNLTPIHGGSTKNKTKKGIPKHIPKVLKLIPCNKFFTSKGLRRTNNPNDEDGKTDTFSCSALCNSSSDSDIDEEEASSSSMSSKMAEKAVVDTNMEDTKQHSPQSVLEAMSTSTGSNTMQKSFILPKLITEESILSATLWNLLLQTTDSEQSSGSSPFSMSKRVLQQTKQLLLDCVRELVDHNNGCMKEGKGKRYLGSEEIGNVICEKIKGWGKQRGDKTNIQEMLELDVIETKQEWEGFEIESYKKEMGICIGNAIVEELISDVVMDMIDGLTLLDNIT; encoded by the exons ATGGCCTCAAGGACCATACCATCCAAGCCTGCAAGACAACTGGGTGAACTCCTTGAAGAACAACAAGAGCCTTTTATCTTAGAAGTTTACCTTTCAGAAAAAGGGTGTGGTGCCAAGAACTTAACTCCCATCCATGGTGGTTCAACCAAAAACAAGACCAAAAAGGGTATCCCAAAACACATCCCCAAGGTACTTAAACTTATACCATGTAACAAATTCTTTACAAGCAAAGGGTTAAGAAGAACCAATAATCCCAATGATGAAGATGGAAAGACAGATACATTTTCTTGCTCAGCACTGTGTAATTCAAGCTCAGATAGTGACATAGATGAAGAAgaagcatcatcatcatcaatgtcTTCAAAAATGGCAGAAAAAGCTGTTGTAGATACAAACATGGAAGATACTAAGCAACACAGTCCACAATCAGTATTAGAAGCTATGTCTACTTCCACAG GTTCCAATACAATGCAGAAAAGCTTCATTTTGCCCAAATTAATAACAGAGGAATCAATATTATCGGCTACACTATGGAATTTGCTTCTACAAACAACAGATTCAGAACAGTCAAGTGGTTCATCACCATTTTCAATGTCAAAAAGGGTATTACAGCAAACAAAGCAGCTACTGTTAGACTGTGTAAGAGAGCTTGTGGATCATAACAACGGGTGTATGAAAGAAGGGAAAGGGAAAAGGTATTTAGGGTCAGAAGAGATTGGGAATGTTATATGTGAGAAAATAAAAGGATGGGGAAAACAACGTGGAGATAAAACAAACATACAAGAGATGTTGGAATTGGATGTAATTGAAACAAAGCAAGAATGGGAGGGGTTTGAGATTGAATCATATAAAAAGGAGATGGGGATATGTATTGGAAATGCCATTGTTGAAGAGCTTATAAGTGATGTTGTTATGGATATGATTGATGGATTGACTTTGTTAGATAACATAACATGA